In uncultured Fretibacterium sp., a single genomic region encodes these proteins:
- a CDS encoding histidine triad nucleotide-binding protein, with protein sequence MSDCIFCKFANGEVPVEFVYRDEDVFVIRDINPQASTHFLVIPTQHIASSAEVTDPSVWSKVVGRAVELACKLGFDRNGFRMVVNTGEQGGQTVPHLHLHLLSGRNFGWPPG encoded by the coding sequence ATGAGCGATTGCATCTTTTGTAAGTTTGCGAACGGCGAGGTCCCGGTGGAGTTCGTCTACAGGGATGAGGATGTCTTTGTGATTCGCGATATCAATCCTCAGGCTTCCACGCATTTCCTGGTGATCCCGACGCAGCACATCGCTTCCTCCGCAGAGGTGACGGATCCCTCCGTCTGGAGCAAGGTGGTTGGGCGTGCCGTTGAGCTTGCCTGTAAGCTGGGCTTTGACAGGAACGGTTTCCGTATGGTTGTCAATACGGGGGAACAGGGCGGTCAGACGGTGCCCCACCTTCACCTTCACCTGTTGTCGGGTCGTAATTTCGGTTGGCCTCCGGGCTAG